TAACCCCCCAAGCTATTAGCAAGATTAGAAATAGCGCGATAAGCAGTGTCCCACCGAGTTGAATAAGTAAGATTTTTGTCGGTCGCTCAGAAAACCGATTAGTGAGTCGCTTAAGCCAGGTCGAGTCCTCAGAATTTTTCATATAGCTTGTGGTTGGAATTGCTCAAACCAGTCTTCGTCTACGATACGAATTGTTACTGCTTCCTTGATTTGAAGCAGGGCGCTAATCTTTTTGTATAGTCGCTCGAAGGCTAGGCGAGAATCAGTAATCATTTTATGAGAAGAGGAGGCATTTACTCCATCGGCAATAAGTAAGCAGCCATCGGTATCAGTATGTGTATTGCCAATATGGATGTAAATATTTTTGAAGCTAGGTACGTCTTTAAGTTCCAGATGATACGTAAACCAGGGGAAGCGTTGGCGATAGCTTTCCGTAAGGGGGGTATCTTGTTTTCTGTATTCAATTTGGTAGGTTCCGGAAGGAATACGGGTTTTACCCGCTACTTTCTCTGGTTGATGCGTATCTTCTAAGGTGTACGCAAAGAATTTCTTATTTAAGAAAATCAACCCTAATGAAGTATGGCCATCATCCAGGTAGCGCAAAACTGTCATAATACTGCCCGATGCAAGATTATTCACTCTCTCTTCCTGTTCAAGTTTGCGTTCTAGCTCTACCACTCGTTGCGATAGTGGATTATCAATAGCTAGAGAAGGGGAGGTAACCGTAGAAAGCGACTTTGTTCTATTGGATTGGGGGTTTACGGAAGCTACGATAGCTTTAAATCCCTTTTCCAGTAATAAAATAACGTAGCCAATGAAACCAATTATCCAGAGCCATATTTCTTCCAGCAAGGTTGGGTTTGCTAAAAACAGAAGTATTACCGTGGTAAGAAGGGCTACAAAAAGTAAAGCTGCAACGTGTTTCAAAGTTGGTAGTTGGTGTATCAGTGGCCGTTAAATATAAGAATATATGTATATCAACAGCCCCAGTGCTTTTTCAAAGTAGAGTACAGGTTTATTTATTAGTAGTTTGCCAACTCAGAATGTAACCAAATTTAAGAATTGAGTGAGAAGCTGTTTTAGTTATTAGCTCGAGAGTGAGAGCAACGAGTTTTGAAGCAAAACAACACTCTGTTATTTCTAAATTGTTAAAAAAAGATATAGTCAAAACCCTATTTTTGGCTTTTTTTAAAATACTACCCTTAAAACATTGCTAATTTGCTATATATATGCTAAATAGATATAGATAACTAATCTACCTTAGCATTGACCTATCCTGAGTGCCCCCGTTGCCAATCTACTTCCGTAGTGAAAAGTGGCATTGTGAACGATAGACAACGTTTTAAATGCAAACGCTGTAAATATTCATTTACTGTCAACAAGCTAGGTAAGCAAATTGATAGCTACTACGTCATCAAAGCATTGCAGCTCTACCTGGAGGGAATTAGCTATCGTGAAATTGAGCGGTTGCTCGGAGTCAGTCATGTTTCGGTAATGAACTGGGTACGCAAATACCGTATTAAAGCCCCCACTCAGCAAGACTACCGCCCCACTTATAAAGTCCTTAATCACGCTGAACTGAGCACATTTTTTTCTCAACCCCACAATCTTCAAGGAGCCGGTATGATTGTAACCGAAGTGGGTGATAAGTATATGCTCATTAAGTGGGAACGGTTTAAGGATTAAACGGGCTCATGTATATTAGTTAGCAAATATCTCTCTGTTAACTTTTCTTCTTAACATTTTTTTTGACCTTTCTTGAGTCACTACGACGGGCGCCTTTAGTTCATTGCTAATTACTTTCTCAACCTCAAATGCAACCATCTAATGAAAAAGTACCAGCCCCTTCTATTCGCTACTTTATTGCTATTGACTAGTGGACTTTCAACTCAAACTGCTTACGCCCAAGGTGAACAACTTGAAGAAAAGTCAAAGATAAACTACAGCTACAAACCACTCACCCTCAACCTTAGCGACGATGGCTTAGCCTATATCCGATTTATTATCTGGAATCAGCTATGGTTACAAACCAATAATTTAAGTGGAGATGAAAATCTGCGAATCACTCCCCAAATTCGTCGGGCGCGGATTTTGGCATTTGCCCAAATCTCACCCCGCTTTCTAGTACTGTCTCACTTCGGAATGAATTCTGAGTCTCCTGCTGGACTAGACCCTTTGGGTGAAAATACGAATGTCTCTCTATTCTTTCACGGTGTGTGGGGCGAATACAAACTCTTTGATAACCACTACGCTGGCTTGGGATTGCACTACTGGAATGGCTTATCACGTCTTACCAGTCAATCTACGCTAAACTTTATGACCTTAGATGCCCCCATCTTCAACTGGGCACAGCTTGGGTTGTCTGATCAGTTTGCCCGCCATCTGGGTGCCTACGCCAAGGGCGAAGTAGGCAAATTTCACTACCGGGTATCGTTGAACCAATCGCTACAGAGCAGCTTAGACGTAACCCGACGCGGTAGCGTTGCTGAGGGAGCTGCCCGCTACGGAGGACGATTTACAACGGATAGCTTACGACGAGCTAACAGTGAGTTGGAGGTAGATAACAATGCCTTCGTAGCCCAAGGATACTTCAACTATAATTTCCTAGATATGGAATCGCACAAGCTTCCTTATTTTGTGGGTACATACTTAGGGACAAAGAAAATCTTTAACGTTGGCTTTGGCTTCTTTCATCACCAGGGGGGAACCGTTACGGGTACAACGGAGAATGACTTTGAGTTTTATAATGTCAATCACTTTGCTATCGATGCTTTTTACGACGCGCCTATCGGGAATAATGGTTCTGCGGTTAATGCATTACTGGCTTACTATAATTATGACTTCGGCCCTAACTACGTGAAAACCGCCGCAAATCCGGCTCGAAGTATTGCTACCGGTAACCTGTTTTACGCTCAATTGGGCTATCTACTGCCCGGAGAAGGTACCCAAGACCGCTTTATGCCCTACGTGACCTACGCCAACGGTGATGCAGAAGCTTTTGATGCTAACTCTCAAATTTTTAAGCTGGGTCTTAACTACTTTATGAACGGACACAACAGCAAGTTAACGCTAGAATACCAAAATACGCAGACCCCTACGGGCGGAGAACAAACGGCAGATGCAGACATCCTTACCTTACAACTTCATGTATTCTTATAAAAATTTGATAATCTTTACACCTAACTAAATCTTATAATGATGGATAACTCACCTAAATCGCTCAAAAATTACTGGAAAAAGAATGTCCAGTACCTATTGATTCTACTCAGTGTTTGGTTTTTAGTCTCCTACGGATTTGGAGTCCTGTTTGCCGATGCGCTGAATAACATACAGTTTGGTGGCTTCAAACTGGGCTTCTGGTTCGCCCAACAAGGTTCCATCTACGTTTTCGTGATCCTCATCTTCGTATACGTCAGCCTGATGAATAAGCTCGACAAAGAATTCGACGTAGACGAGAAATAAACAATATAATGACTAATGATTGATGAGTAATGATTAATAAACCTCATCAGTCATTAATCATCAACCATTAATCATTACAATCATGGATGTACAAACTTGGACATATATTCTAGTAGGGCTCACTTTTGCCCTCTATATTGGTATCGCTATCTGGTCAAGAGCCGGATCTACCAAAGAATTTTACGTAGCTGGCGGAGGAGTTTCGCCTCTCGCTAACGGCATGGCAACCGCCGCCGATTGGATGTCAGCCGCCTCCTTCATCTCAATGGCCGGACTGATCTCCTTTATGGGCTACGACGGTGCCGTTTACCTTATGGGCTGGACGGGTGGCTACGTGCTACTAGCTTTACTTCTGGCTCCTTACCTGCGGAAGTTCGGTAAGTTCACCGTACCTGATTTCATCGGTGATCGTTACTATTCTAATATGGCGCGAACCGTGGCCGTGATCTGTGCTTTATTCGTTTCTTTTACGTATGTAGCCGGACAAATGCGCGGGGTAGGCGTGGTATTTTCCCGCTTCTTGGAAGTAGATATTAATCTGGGTGTAATCATCGGTATGGCAATCGTATTTTTCTACGCAGTACTGGGTGGCATGAAAGGTATTACTTACACTCAGGTTGCTCAATACTGCGTACTGATCTTTGCTTTTATGGTTCCGGCTATCTTTATTTCTATCCAACTTACCGGACATATTTTACCCCAAGTAGGTTTTGGTTCCACGCTGGCAGGCACTGATACTTTTTTGCTTGAAAAGTTAGATGGACTAAATCAAGAACTAGGGTTTGCTGCTTACACCAATGGTAGCAAAAGTGTGTTTGATGTATTTTGTATCACCGCAGCGCTCATGGTAGGTACTGCCGGGCTACCCCACGTGATTGTCCGCTTTTTCACCGTGCCTCGCGTGAAAGATGCCCGTATCTCGGCAGGTTATGCGTTAGTCTTTATCGCTATTCTGTACACCACTGCTCCTGCAATCTCCGCCTTTGCCCGCACCAATATGATTAACTCAGTATCTAATGTTGCCATTGATGAATTACCTAGCTGGGTTACCAACTGGCAGTCTACTGGCCTAATTACGATTGAGGACAAAAATAATGATGGTTTGGTGCAGTACGTAGCCGATGCGGAGCAAAACGAGTTTATACCTGACCGGGATATTATGGTGCTAGCCAATCCGGAGATTGCTAACCTTCCTAACTGGGTGATTGCCCTAGTAGCGGCTGGGGGACTGGCAGCCGCCCTATCGACCGCAGCTGGACTACTACTGGTTATTTCTACTTCTATCGCCCACGATTTGGTGAAGAAGCAGCTTAAACCAGATATTTCTGAGAAGGGTGAGCTTTGGGCAGCCCGGGGTGCAGCAGCCGTAGCGGTTTTTGTTGCGGGTTACTTTGGGGTGAACCCTCCCGACTTCGTAGCGGCAGTCGTGGCCTTGGCTTTCGGACTAGCCGCCGCCTCGTTCTTCCCGGCTATCATTATGGGTATCTTCTACAAGCGAATGAACAAAGAAGGAGCCATTACCGGAATGGTGGTTGGCCTACTGACAATGATTTTCTACATCCTGAAGTTTAAGTTTGGATTACTAGGCGGTGGCACTGCTGAAGACTGGTGGTTTGGTATTTCTCCCGAAGGCTTTGGCTTTATAGCAATGCTAGTCAACTTTGTGGTTTCGCTCGTGATATGCCAGATAACGGCCCCACCTCCGGCTGATGTACAAGATTTAGTGGAAGACATCCGCTACCCACGTGGTGCCGGGGAAGCCGTCGCCCATTAGCCTCAGGTTGCATCCTTTCCTAAAAACGTGCATATTGGGCAGAATGAGTAATGACTGATGCCGACGCGGCGCGGAGTAATGATTAGTAGGCAATTATTATTTATCCGCGTAGCAGTCATTGTTCATTCATCACTATTCATTAATCATTACAAAAGCTATGAGCAACAAAATACAAACCCTAGGCGGCTACATCCACGAGTATCAAAAAAGTGTACAACAACCTGAACAGTTCTGGGCTCGAGTTGCTGAATCATTTTACTGGCGAAAGAATTGGGATGAGATAGTTACCTGGAACTTTGATGAGCCTAACGTAAAGTGGTTTGTCAACGGCAAACTGAATATTACCGAGAATATTCTCGAGCGTCATCTGTTCACCCAAGGTGATCGTCCGGCCATCATTTGGGAACCAAATAACCCCGAAGAAGAAAATCGTACCCTCACTTACCGCGAACTACACGAACAGGTTTGCCAGTTTGCCAATGTGCTCAAAGAGCAAGGCGTACAGAAGGGCGACCGAGTGATTATTTACATGCCAATGGTGCCCGAATCGGCAGTAGCGATGCTGGCTTGTGCCCGAGTTGGCGCAGTGCATTCGGTAGTATTTGCCGGGTTCTCCGCTACCTCTCTCTCCGACCGTATCAATGATTGTGAAGCGAAAGTGGTACTAACTTCCGACGGTAATTTCCGGGGTAAAAAAACCATTCCGGTGAAAGCCGTAGTGGATGAAGCACTAGAAAATACCAGTTCAATTGAGCGAGTGATTGTACTGAAGCGTACTGAAACTGAAGTTACCATGCAGCCCGGTCGAGATCTTTGGTGGCACGAAGTAACCGAAGGTGTGTCGAGTGAGAACAAAGCTGAGGAGATGGACTCGGAAGATATGCTGTTCATTCTGTATACCTCTGGTTCAACGGGCAAACCCAAAGGAGTGGTACATACTTGCGGTGGCTACATGGTATACACCCACTACACCTTTGAAAACGTCTTTCAGTACAATCGGGGAGATGTTTACTGGTGTACCGCGGATATTGGCTGGATTACCGGGCACTCTTACATTGTTTACGGCCCTCTACTGGCCGGAGCAACTACGCTGATGTTTGAAGGCGTTCCCACTTATCCCGACGCCAGTCGTTTTTGGAAAGTGGTGGATAAGTATCAGGTGAAACAGTTTTATACCGCTCCAACTGCTATCCGTGCCTTACAAGCCTATGGGCTGGAACCTTTACAAGACTGTTCGTTGAAATCGCTCAAGGTGATTGGCTCGGTAGGTGAACCCATTAACGAAGAAGCTTGGAACTGGTACCGCGACCATGTAGGTAAAGGAAAGTGCCCCTTAGTAGATACTTGGTGGCAAACTGAAACCGGAGGTGTGCTGATCTCACCTATCCCGGGAGTGACTCCTACCAAGCCGGGTTACGCAACCTTACCCCTCCCAGGTGTTCAACCCATTATTGTTGATGCTGACGGAAAAGAATTAAAAGGTAACAGTGTGCAAGGAAATCTGTGCATCAAGTTTCCTTGGCCTTCTATGCTCCGCACTACCTACGGAGACCATGAACGCTGCCGCCAAACCTACTTCTCGACCTACAAAGGACTCTACTTTACCGGAGATGGGGTGAAACGAGACGAGGACGGGTACTACCGAATTCTGGGTCGAGTAGACGATGTAATCAACGTATCTGGTCACCGTATGGGAACTGCTGAGGTAGAAAACGCTATTAACGAGCACCCTAAAGTGGTAGAATCTGCCGTAGTAGGTTACCCGCACGATATCAAAGGGCAAGGAATCTATGCCTACGTAATCTGTGACCTTACCGATCGTTCGGAAGAAAACCTGGCTAATGAAATCCGGCAAACCGTAAGTCAGATTATTGGCCCAATTGCCAAACCAGATAAAATTCAGCTAGTACCAGGTTTACCCAAGACTCGCTCGGGTAAAATCATGCGTCGTATTCTTCGCAAGATTGCCCAAGGAGATACCAGTAATTTAGGGGATACTTCTACCTTACTAAACCCTGAAGTGGTAAGCGAGATTATGGAAGGAGAAGCGAGTTAGAATAAAGAGCATAACATCTTAGTATTGGCTGTTGTATTCACTTTTACCTTTCGTATCATACTGAGGTATGGTGAGTAATCGAGTGGTCGACACCCGGTAAAATCCACTATTATAAGTGGAAACAATTTGCCGCTCGTTGCGACGACGATCTGTAGACTGCCGTCTAAGGTAGCCATGCTTTACTGTGTGCAAAGTCAAACGGAGGCTTTTTGGCTTTAGCGTGAAGGTCTATCAAAGAGTAGCATCTATTTCAGCTTGTAATAAAACAGTGGACTCGAAGGTAAGTCAATACCGCTCCCTGGTCTTAAACGAGCACAACGCTGATTCATGCGATCAAGATACATGCCTATCAAACTGATTAAGTCAACAAACTGAGTAGTTGTTCTTTGCGGCTGCGGGCTACGCTCACTTGAGACTGGTCGCTCATGACTACCGCCCCTCCATCGCCTCTCAGGTACTTACGAATGTGCCGGAGGTTGACCAGATGAGAGTGGTGTACTCGGAAGAATGAGTATGCCTTGAGCATCTCCTCTACCTCCTTGAGCGTGCGCGAAATGGTTATTTTTCGTTCGTCCACCAGCAAAATATCCGAATAATTACTGTCCGATTGGCAGCGGATAATATCCTGGATAGCCACTACCTCTAATCCCTCCTGGGTAGAAAAAGTAATTCGTTTGTCTTCAAGGTGCGGGCTGTGTAAAAATTGCCTAAGCGCCTGATACTGTTGCTTTT
This region of Tunicatimonas pelagia genomic DNA includes:
- the acs gene encoding acetate--CoA ligase, encoding MSNKIQTLGGYIHEYQKSVQQPEQFWARVAESFYWRKNWDEIVTWNFDEPNVKWFVNGKLNITENILERHLFTQGDRPAIIWEPNNPEEENRTLTYRELHEQVCQFANVLKEQGVQKGDRVIIYMPMVPESAVAMLACARVGAVHSVVFAGFSATSLSDRINDCEAKVVLTSDGNFRGKKTIPVKAVVDEALENTSSIERVIVLKRTETEVTMQPGRDLWWHEVTEGVSSENKAEEMDSEDMLFILYTSGSTGKPKGVVHTCGGYMVYTHYTFENVFQYNRGDVYWCTADIGWITGHSYIVYGPLLAGATTLMFEGVPTYPDASRFWKVVDKYQVKQFYTAPTAIRALQAYGLEPLQDCSLKSLKVIGSVGEPINEEAWNWYRDHVGKGKCPLVDTWWQTETGGVLISPIPGVTPTKPGYATLPLPGVQPIIVDADGKELKGNSVQGNLCIKFPWPSMLRTTYGDHERCRQTYFSTYKGLYFTGDGVKRDEDGYYRILGRVDDVINVSGHRMGTAEVENAINEHPKVVESAVVGYPHDIKGQGIYAYVICDLTDRSEENLANEIRQTVSQIIGPIAKPDKIQLVPGLPKTRSGKIMRRILRKIAQGDTSNLGDTSTLLNPEVVSEIMEGEAS
- a CDS encoding DUF4212 domain-containing protein; its protein translation is MDNSPKSLKNYWKKNVQYLLILLSVWFLVSYGFGVLFADALNNIQFGGFKLGFWFAQQGSIYVFVILIFVYVSLMNKLDKEFDVDEK
- a CDS encoding porin, producing MKKYQPLLFATLLLLTSGLSTQTAYAQGEQLEEKSKINYSYKPLTLNLSDDGLAYIRFIIWNQLWLQTNNLSGDENLRITPQIRRARILAFAQISPRFLVLSHFGMNSESPAGLDPLGENTNVSLFFHGVWGEYKLFDNHYAGLGLHYWNGLSRLTSQSTLNFMTLDAPIFNWAQLGLSDQFARHLGAYAKGEVGKFHYRVSLNQSLQSSLDVTRRGSVAEGAARYGGRFTTDSLRRANSELEVDNNAFVAQGYFNYNFLDMESHKLPYFVGTYLGTKKIFNVGFGFFHHQGGTVTGTTENDFEFYNVNHFAIDAFYDAPIGNNGSAVNALLAYYNYDFGPNYVKTAANPARSIATGNLFYAQLGYLLPGEGTQDRFMPYVTYANGDAEAFDANSQIFKLGLNYFMNGHNSKLTLEYQNTQTPTGGEQTADADILTLQLHVFL
- a CDS encoding DUF5675 family protein: MKHVAALLFVALLTTVILLFLANPTLLEEIWLWIIGFIGYVILLLEKGFKAIVASVNPQSNRTKSLSTVTSPSLAIDNPLSQRVVELERKLEQEERVNNLASGSIMTVLRYLDDGHTSLGLIFLNKKFFAYTLEDTHQPEKVAGKTRIPSGTYQIEYRKQDTPLTESYRQRFPWFTYHLELKDVPSFKNIYIHIGNTHTDTDGCLLIADGVNASSSHKMITDSRLAFERLYKKISALLQIKEAVTIRIVDEDWFEQFQPQAI
- a CDS encoding sodium:solute symporter family protein; translation: MDVQTWTYILVGLTFALYIGIAIWSRAGSTKEFYVAGGGVSPLANGMATAADWMSAASFISMAGLISFMGYDGAVYLMGWTGGYVLLALLLAPYLRKFGKFTVPDFIGDRYYSNMARTVAVICALFVSFTYVAGQMRGVGVVFSRFLEVDINLGVIIGMAIVFFYAVLGGMKGITYTQVAQYCVLIFAFMVPAIFISIQLTGHILPQVGFGSTLAGTDTFLLEKLDGLNQELGFAAYTNGSKSVFDVFCITAALMVGTAGLPHVIVRFFTVPRVKDARISAGYALVFIAILYTTAPAISAFARTNMINSVSNVAIDELPSWVTNWQSTGLITIEDKNNDGLVQYVADAEQNEFIPDRDIMVLANPEIANLPNWVIALVAAGGLAAALSTAAGLLLVISTSIAHDLVKKQLKPDISEKGELWAARGAAAVAVFVAGYFGVNPPDFVAAVVALAFGLAAASFFPAIIMGIFYKRMNKEGAITGMVVGLLTMIFYILKFKFGLLGGGTAEDWWFGISPEGFGFIAMLVNFVVSLVICQITAPPPADVQDLVEDIRYPRGAGEAVAH
- a CDS encoding IS1/IS1595 family N-terminal zinc-binding domain-containing protein; its protein translation is MTYPECPRCQSTSVVKSGIVNDRQRFKCKRCKYSFTVNKLGKQIDSYYVIKALQLYLEGISYREIERLLGVSHVSVMNWVRKYRIKAPTQQDYRPTYKVLNHAELSTFFSQPHNLQGAGMIVTEVGDKYMLIKWERFKD